The genomic stretch CGACACCTCGACGTGCTGCACCGCGTCAAGGGCGGCCCGGTTGCGGACCGCCTGCAGGGTCCCGATGGCCGCGTACAGTCCGGCCACATACTGGCCAAAGGCTCCGCCCGGCTGGACCGGCGGACGGTCCAACTCTCCCATCGGATAGGTCCAGCCACCCAGAGCGTAGGCCACCCCGTCGGTCAGGTTGTAGTCCCGATACGGCCCGGAAGAGCCGAAGTTGGAGATGGAGGTGTGGACGAGACGGGGGTTGGCCCGTTCCAGCACCTCGGCGCTCAGGCCCAGACGCTCCAACACCCCCGGCCGGAAGTTTTCGACCACCACGTCGGCTTGGCTCATCAGCCGACACACGATCTCGCGGCCCCGGTCGGTTTTGAGATCAAGCGTGATCCCCTGCTTGCTGGTATTCAAAAAGCAGAACAGACCGCTGCGTTCCAGACCCGGCCGGTCGGCAAAAAAAGGCGGCAGCCCACGGCCCCCGTCGCCCGCCTGGGGCTTCTCGATCTTGATCACCTCAGCCCCGTAGTCGGCCAGCAGCTTGGTGCAGTACGGCCCGGCGATATAATGACTCAGGTCAACAACACGAATTCCACTCAGGGCTTGTTTCATTACTCGGTCTTTCTCGGCGTGTCGTGTTCCGACTCGTCTCTGAGCCGGTGAGGGGCAAGTATCAGCTATCTCGGTCCGCCAAGTCAAGGGTCGCGGACGACAGCTCCCGACTTCCGCCAGCCGGATTGACCTGCGCCGGATTCTGCCTAATACTCTGCCAGTGCAGGGAAAGACTGCCTGGCTGAGTCCCGACCTCCAGAGAGGAGAGGCTATGATTATTGATACAGAGACCTTTGGGGAGATCAAAAGCGCCGTCAACCAGGCGACGCAGGGGATCGGCACCGCAACTCAGCTCGTCAAAGGTCTCGGCCCCCAGACCGAAGAAGCCCGCACCTACATCAGCCGGCTGCTCAACCAGATCCTCGAGGTTCAAGTCCACGTCCAGCGCGCCAACGCGGTCCTTGACGCCCTCAAAGACGCCAACCAGGAAGAAAGCTCACAGCAGTAAACCGGTCTTGGCGCCCCGTGCGGTCGCCCGCGGTTCGGGAGATGGCATGCTAGAAGGAAAGATTGCGCATATTCGTCGGCGCCTGGCCAGCAACAAATTCACCCCGCCGCCACTGGAAACCGGGATGCGGGCCGGCGTCGCCCTCCTCTTGCAGCCCCGGCGCGACGACCTGCACATGCTGTTCATCCACCGGGCTCATCACCCCCAGGACCCGTGGTCCGGCCATATGGCGTTTCCCGGCGGTCGCCAGGAGCCGGACGATCCCAGCTTGCAAATCACCACCCAACGCGAAACCAAGGAAGAAGTCGGCATTGACCTCGATCAGCACGGCGAATACCTGGGCTACTTGCCGGTCGTTCAGGCCACGGCGCGTGGACGCGCTATCCCCATGACCGTCGCCCCGTATGTCTACCTGGTGTCCCCCCGGGCGCACCCCGAGCCCGACCCGGTTGAAGTGCAGGATACAATTTGGGTGCCACTGGCCTTCATGCAGCAGGACGGCGTTGAGCAACAGGTTCGGCGCGACCTGCACGACGGAACCTCAATCCAGGTTCCGGCCCTGCTGTACGGCGGAAAGACGATTTGGGGTCTGACCTACCGTATGCTGCGCGGGTTTTTGGAACTCATCGCCTGACGCGCCACTTCTGTTTACTGAACGCTCATTCAGCCTCGCTTGACAGCCTGGCCCCCAATATGCAACACACTGTCTCAGAACCCCGACGGCGGTATCCCTCCGCCCGAGGCCGATACTCAAACTGTAAGCAAACCGTAAGGAGGATCTAGTATGGCCATGCGTGTTGTCTCGGCAGACTCCCACATGATGGAGCCGGCCGAACTGTGGGTAGAGCGTCTTGACGCCAAGTACAGAGAGCGGGCTCCAAAAGTCATCGACAATCCCAATAAGCCCGGACTGATTTTTGTGGCTGAGGGCATTGACCCGTTTCCGGTCGCCGGTGGATTCGGCGCGGGCCGGTCGGGCCAGGAACTCAAAGACCATCTGGACAAGGGCTATGAAGCCGCCCGGCCGAGCGGCTGGGATCCGGCCGAACGGATTAAAGATCAGGACATAGACGGGGTTGAGGCCGAGGTGTTGTACACCACGCTGGGCATGTCGCTGTTCGGCCTCGAAGACGCCGCGCTGCAGGAAGCCTGCTTCAAGACCTATAACAACTGGGTCGCCGAATTCTGTTCCTACAACCCCAAGCGCCTATACGGTATCAGCCTGATCTCCCTGTACGACATTGATGCTGCGGTCAAGGAACTCGAGCGCGCCCACAAGCTCGGCATGCGCGGAGCCATGATCTGGGGCTCGCCTCCGGAAGACACCCCCTATAACAGCCCCATCTACGACAAGTTCTGGCAGGCCGCGTCCGACCTCGACATGCCCCTCTCACTGCACGTCATCACCGGCAAGAGCAAAGAGAGCAAGGTCAACTTTGAGCAGATCAGCTCCTTCTACATGAACCTGATTCATGAGATTCAGCGCTCGCTGACAACCCTGATTTTCGGCGGCGTGCTGGAGCGTTTCCCCCAGCTCAAAATCGTGTCGGCCGAGAACGACATCGGCTGGTTCCCGCACTTCATGTATCGCATGGACCACGCCTACGAGAAGTTCAACGTCATGGAGAAGAACCCGCTGCCGATGAAGCCGAGCGATTATGTCCGGCGTCAGATGTGGGGCACCTTCCAGGATGACGCGGTCGGTCCGGCCACCTACAAGATCTTCGGCGAGGACAACTACATGTGGGCGTCCGACTTCCCGCACACCGATTCGACCTGGCCGGAATCCCGGCAGTGGATCGCCAAGGACTTCGACGGCGTCCCGGACGCAGTCACCAAAAAAATCGTGTTCGATAACGCGGTCAAGGTCTACCGCATGGATCTGGACTAAGCCGCCCGAGTCCGCCAATCCGACACCGGCCAGGAGGCTCTCCTCCTGGCCNNNNNNNNNNNNNNNNNNNNNNNNNNNNNNNNNNNNNNNNNNNNNNNNNNNNNNNNNNNNNNNNNNNNNNNNNNNNNNNNNNNNNNNNNNNNNNNNNNNNNNNNNNNNNNNNNNNNNNNNNNNNNNNNNNNNNNNNNNNNNNNNNNNNNNNNNNNNNNNNNNNNNNNNNNNNNNNNNNNNNNNNNGACAGCTGATGCTGGCCAGACGCCGGCGGCCGTCAACCGGCTCACGAAACAGAGTGCGGCGGTCGAGCTTGGCCACCCACCTGCCGTCCGCCCGTTGGCTGAAGGCAAACCCGGCGATATACTCCAGCCGCTCCTGGGAGAAGAGCGATTCGCGCGGCAGGACCCGAAAACGGCTGATCGCCTCTGCCCGCGACGCGAACACCTTGGCCGGTTTCTGGCCGAGTTTGCGCAAGAACTGGACAGCCGACTCGGGATAGCTCACGGTCGTATCGACCATCACCAAGCCGGCCAGCTCATCAGCGTGCTCGGTCGCATAGATGACCGCGTTGTGCCCGCCCATGGAGTGGCCCACCAGCACCGGCCGCTCAACGCCGATCTTGGCCAGGAGCTGGTGGAGATCGTCGATGTAGTGGCGCGTACTGTAGGCCGGGGGGTCGGCGTGCTGACTGTCCCCGTGGCCCCGCCAGTCTGGAGCGATGACGTGGAAATCGTCNNNNNNNNNNNNNNNNNNNNNNNNNNNNNNNNNNNNNNNNNNNNNNTGTTTGCCCGGACTGCCCCAGTCCAGATAGTGGAGCCGCAGGCCGTTGACGGTTGCAAAACGATCGCGTGGGCGTGTCATCATGCCTCGTCCGGTGTCCGCGCTAGGCGTCTTTTTCGAGCATCGCCTTGACGACCTTGGCCGGCGACATGGGCAGTTCCTGCAGACGGATGCCGGCCGCCCGGTAGATGGCATTGGCAATCGCCGCCGGCGGCGGCACGATCGGCACTTCTCCGACGCCCCGAATGCCGATCGGGTGGCCGGGGTTGGCAACCTCGACCAGAATCGTCTCAATCATCGGCAGGTCGAGACAGGTCGGCATCCGGTAGTCCAGAAACCCGGTGTTCCGCAGCGTGCCCGTTTCGTCGTAGAAATACTCTTCGTTGAGCGCCCAGCCGATGCCCTGGGCCACCCCACCCTGGATCTGGCCCTCGACATAGCTCGGATGGACGGCCTTGCCAACATCTTGTGAAGCCGTGTAACGCACGATATCGACCTTGCCCGTCTCCGGGTCAAGCTCGATATCAACCACATGCGTGGCAAAGGTCGGGCCCACCCCCCGGGGGCGGACCGAGGCGCTGCCCATCACCGGTCCGCCGGAACGGGGCAGCTTGGGCGCCATCTGTTTGAGGCTCAGCGACTCGTGGCCGTTGGTCGTACACGACACCACGCCGTCCTGAAAAACCACCTCTTCGGGCTTGACCTTCCACAGCGTTGCCGCGCGTTGTTTGAGGATGCTGACCGCGTTGGTGGCCGCCTCATACACGGCCATGCCGGTCGCAAACGTCACCCGACTGCCGCCG from Desulfurellaceae bacterium encodes the following:
- a CDS encoding CoA transferase; amino-acid sequence: MKQALSGIRVVDLSHYIAGPYCTKLLADYGAEVIKIEKPQAGDGGRGLPPFFADRPGLERSGLFCFLNTSKQGITLDLKTDRGREIVCRLMSQADVVVENFRPGVLERLGLSAEVLERANPRLVHTSISNFGSSGPYRDYNLTDGVAYALGGWTYPMGELDRPPVQPGGAFGQYVAGLYAAIGTLQAVRNRAALDAVQHVEVSIQEALIATTLYDFVAFSYSGFVRQRSGRQFHLGFPNLATLPCADGYVGIHAGLPHQIFALLELVGRADLANDPRFQTLTTLGAHAKELHDALLPWLREQNKDDIYHAAQARGIPVCPIPSPKEVVEWVQLKERGHFLEVEHPEGGRVKIPGPPFREHGQPLWPLTRAPLLGEHTEAVLTSRLGYAAAEVQRLRDEGIV
- a CDS encoding CoA pyrophosphatase; the encoded protein is MLEGKIAHIRRRLASNKFTPPPLETGMRAGVALLLQPRRDDLHMLFIHRAHHPQDPWSGHMAFPGGRQEPDDPSLQITTQRETKEEVGIDLDQHGEYLGYLPVVQATARGRAIPMTVAPYVYLVSPRAHPEPDPVEVQDTIWVPLAFMQQDGVEQQVRRDLHDGTSIQVPALLYGGKTIWGLTYRMLRGFLELIA
- a CDS encoding amidohydrolase, with the protein product MAMRVVSADSHMMEPAELWVERLDAKYRERAPKVIDNPNKPGLIFVAEGIDPFPVAGGFGAGRSGQELKDHLDKGYEAARPSGWDPAERIKDQDIDGVEAEVLYTTLGMSLFGLEDAALQEACFKTYNNWVAEFCSYNPKRLYGISLISLYDIDAAVKELERAHKLGMRGAMIWGSPPEDTPYNSPIYDKFWQAASDLDMPLSLHVITGKSKESKVNFEQISSFYMNLIHEIQRSLTTLIFGGVLERFPQLKIVSAENDIGWFPHFMYRMDHAYEKFNVMEKNPLPMKPSDYVRRQMWGTFQDDAVGPATYKIFGEDNYMWASDFPHTDSTWPESRQWIAKDFDGVPDAVTKKIVFDNAVKVYRMDLD
- a CDS encoding alpha/beta fold hydrolase — its product is DDFHVIAPDWRGHGDSQHADPPAYSTRHYIDDLHQLLAKIGVERPVLVGHSMGGHNAVIYATEHADELAGLVMVDTTVSYPESAVQFLRKLGQKPAKVFASRAEAISRFRVLPRESLFSQERLEYIAGFAFSQRADGRWVAKLDRRTLFREPVDGRRRLASISC